A genomic window from Bradyrhizobium lupini includes:
- the moaA gene encoding GTP 3',8-cyclase MoaA: MNGLSASPLSSTMTDPFGRTISYLRVSVTDRCDLRCFYCMSEDMTFLPKADLLTLEELDRLCSAFIAKGVKKLRLTGGEPLVRRNVMTLVRSLSRHLKSGALSELTLTTNGTQLAKHASELADCGVRRINVSLDTLDPQKFREITRWGEIDKVLEGVEAARAAGLAVKINAVALKNLNEDELPDLMRWAHGKGMGLTLIEVMPMGEIGSGRIDQYLPLSLVRARLAQQFTLTDLAESTGGPARYVSVAETGGKLGFITPMTHNFCESCNRVRVTCTGTLHTCLGHEDASDLRKPLRASDDDLLLADAIDRAIGLKPKGHDFIIDRRHDRPSVSRHMSVTGG, from the coding sequence ATGAACGGACTTTCCGCGAGCCCCCTGTCGAGCACGATGACCGATCCGTTCGGACGGACCATCTCGTATTTGCGCGTCTCCGTCACCGACCGCTGCGACCTGCGCTGCTTCTACTGCATGTCGGAAGACATGACGTTCCTGCCCAAGGCGGACCTGCTGACGCTGGAGGAACTCGATCGGCTCTGCTCGGCCTTCATTGCCAAGGGTGTGAAGAAGCTGCGGCTCACCGGCGGCGAACCGCTGGTCCGCCGTAACGTGATGACGCTGGTGCGCTCGCTGTCGCGGCATCTCAAGAGCGGCGCGCTGAGCGAGCTGACGCTGACCACCAACGGCACCCAGCTTGCGAAACATGCCAGCGAGCTCGCCGATTGCGGCGTCCGCCGCATCAACGTCTCGCTCGACACGCTCGACCCGCAAAAGTTTCGCGAGATCACCCGCTGGGGCGAGATCGACAAGGTGCTGGAAGGCGTTGAGGCGGCACGCGCCGCGGGCCTCGCGGTCAAGATCAACGCCGTGGCGCTGAAGAACCTCAACGAGGATGAACTTCCCGACCTGATGCGCTGGGCCCACGGCAAGGGCATGGGGCTGACGCTGATCGAGGTCATGCCGATGGGCGAGATCGGATCGGGACGAATCGACCAATATCTGCCGCTGTCGCTGGTGCGCGCGCGCCTTGCCCAGCAGTTCACGCTGACCGATCTGGCCGAGAGCACCGGGGGGCCGGCGCGCTATGTCAGCGTCGCCGAGACCGGCGGCAAGCTCGGCTTCATCACCCCGATGACCCATAATTTCTGCGAATCCTGCAATCGCGTGCGCGTCACTTGCACGGGAACGTTGCACACCTGCCTCGGCCACGAGGATGCCTCCGATTTGCGCAAACCTCTGCGTGCATCGGACGACGATCTGCTGCTTGCGGATGCGATCGACCGCGCCATTGGGCTGAAGCCCAAGGGCCACGATTTCATTATCGACCGCCGCCACGACCGCCCCAGCGTCTCCAGGCACATGAGCGTCACCGGCGGCTAA